A stretch of Clostridium formicaceticum DNA encodes these proteins:
- a CDS encoding S41 family peptidase — MISKRKALAGAVILVVLTTVLNATLGNLVALPLGQKVLIPRDTYEYYRDLGDEYSKLLTLKEFLSKNYYKEVDEEKLIESAIKGMFQGVEDPYTTYMTEREFTDLMTRTQGTYGGIGVIITPGEDGFVTVVSPIEDTPGERAGIATGDRILNVDGKAVSGEQLDLAAEMMKGEPGTNVILTLWREGRNEPFEVTLEREEIRLKTVRSEMLENNIGYVRISMFDEQTANDFKEHIGELEKQNIEGLIIDLRNNPGGLLSQCLEIADMVLGEQVIVYTEDRHGTREIEKSDKKQVEVPLILLVNKGSASASEILAGAVKDGNRGVILGTTTFGKGLVQQVKPLNDGTGFKYTVSQYFTPNGTNIHGKGIEPDIVVELPEELRNEVTIERDQDTQLQKAIEVIKEKMQE, encoded by the coding sequence ATGATAAGTAAAAGAAAAGCTTTAGCAGGAGCGGTTATTCTCGTTGTATTAACCACAGTATTAAATGCAACACTGGGGAATTTAGTTGCCCTGCCGCTAGGACAAAAGGTGTTGATTCCAAGAGATACTTATGAGTACTATAGAGATTTGGGGGATGAGTATAGTAAACTACTTACATTAAAGGAATTTTTATCAAAAAACTATTATAAAGAGGTAGATGAAGAAAAGTTAATAGAATCAGCGATTAAAGGTATGTTTCAAGGCGTTGAGGACCCCTATACCACATATATGACAGAAAGAGAGTTTACCGACTTAATGACCAGAACTCAAGGTACTTATGGAGGAATTGGGGTGATTATAACGCCAGGGGAAGATGGTTTTGTAACAGTGGTTTCTCCTATAGAGGATACACCAGGGGAGAGAGCTGGTATTGCCACTGGAGATAGAATTCTCAATGTAGATGGAAAAGCTGTGTCGGGAGAACAGCTGGATCTGGCTGCGGAAATGATGAAGGGAGAGCCTGGTACAAATGTTATTTTGACCTTATGGAGGGAAGGTAGAAATGAGCCCTTTGAAGTAACGCTAGAAAGAGAAGAAATTCGGTTAAAGACTGTAAGATCAGAAATGCTGGAGAACAATATAGGCTATGTGAGAATATCCATGTTTGATGAACAAACTGCTAACGATTTTAAAGAGCATATTGGGGAATTAGAGAAACAAAATATTGAAGGACTAATCATTGATCTAAGAAATAATCCAGGAGGGTTATTAAGTCAGTGTTTAGAAATTGCCGATATGGTGTTGGGGGAACAAGTAATTGTCTATACAGAAGACCGGCATGGAACAAGAGAAATAGAAAAGTCTGATAAAAAGCAGGTAGAAGTTCCTTTGATACTATTAGTAAATAAGGGAAGTGCCAGTGCGTCAGAAATATTAGCTGGAGCTGTCAAAGATGGAAATAGAGGTGTAATTCTTGGCACTACCACCTTTGGTAAAGGATTAGTGCAGCAAGTAAAACCACTGAATGATGGTACTGGATTTAAGTATACCGTTTCTCAATATTTTACCCCTAATGGAACCAATATTCATGGCAAGGGTATTGAACCGGACATTGTGGTAGAATTACCAGAGGAGCTGAGAAATGAGGTAACCATAGAAAGAGATCAGGACACACAATTACAAAAAGCCATAGAAGTTATCAAAGAGAAAATGCAGGAATAA
- a CDS encoding murein hydrolase activator EnvC family protein — MVKKKYGIGLIIAIFIVISTLSTFANETNKINNQLNNVNSQQKQINNAIKQNDQQQKSITEQLQQLEVEIAKTEDEIQTIQGDIKNTEGKINTVTKELVEAEENIEDKQDLLGQRLRVMYKNGTVGYAEVLFNSRDFTELLSNLDMVKRIVDHDVELLKYLEEQKALIEDKKAQLENQKRKLVSLKNSVEDKKQQLVVSRGQQQRLREALEKDRVELAKQLDQLEKEAKALEDQLRKLQSSGQYVGGKMEWPVPGNTRISSPYGNRVHPILRTQRFHSGIDIPAKTGTTVVAAGDGKVVSAGNQGGYGRTIIIDHGGGILTLYAHNNRLVVSVGTQVKRGQKIAEVGSTGLSTGPHLHFEVRKDGKVVDPIPWVRGN, encoded by the coding sequence GTGGTGAAAAAGAAATATGGCATTGGTCTTATAATTGCAATTTTTATAGTGATATCTACTTTATCTACCTTTGCCAATGAAACCAATAAAATAAACAATCAGCTAAACAATGTTAATTCACAGCAAAAACAAATCAATAATGCAATAAAGCAAAATGATCAACAACAAAAAAGTATTACAGAACAACTACAACAATTGGAAGTAGAAATTGCAAAAACAGAAGACGAAATCCAAACAATACAAGGTGATATAAAGAACACCGAGGGCAAAATAAATACGGTAACAAAGGAACTTGTAGAAGCAGAGGAAAATATTGAAGACAAACAGGATTTGTTAGGGCAGCGTCTTAGAGTGATGTACAAAAACGGTACAGTTGGCTATGCAGAAGTGTTGTTTAACTCCCGGGACTTTACAGAATTACTTAGCAACCTGGATATGGTAAAGCGAATTGTTGATCATGATGTGGAACTACTTAAGTATTTGGAAGAGCAAAAAGCTTTAATCGAAGATAAAAAAGCACAGCTAGAAAATCAAAAAAGAAAGCTGGTTAGTTTAAAAAACAGTGTAGAGGATAAAAAACAACAGCTAGTGGTTTCTAGAGGGCAGCAACAGCGACTTAGAGAGGCGTTAGAAAAGGATAGGGTTGAATTAGCCAAACAGCTAGATCAATTGGAAAAGGAAGCAAAGGCTTTAGAGGATCAACTTAGAAAACTGCAATCCAGCGGACAATATGTTGGTGGTAAAATGGAATGGCCTGTGCCGGGAAATACTAGAATATCTTCTCCTTATGGCAATCGTGTACACCCTATTTTAAGGACCCAAAGATTCCACTCAGGGATTGATATACCAGCAAAGACAGGTACAACAGTCGTAGCGGCAGGAGATGGTAAGGTTGTTTCTGCAGGAAACCAAGGAGGTTATGGTAGAACGATTATTATTGACCACGGTGGGGGTATATTAACATTATATGCCCATAATAATAGACTTGTAGTGTCGGTAGGAACGCAGGTGAAAAGAGGACAAAAGATTGCTGAGGTTGGAAGTACAGGATTATCTACAGGACCTCATCTACACTTTGAAGTAAGAAAAGATGGTAAGGTTGTAGATCCTATTCCATGGGTAAGGGGAAATTAA
- the ftsX gene encoding permease-like cell division protein FtsX, whose amino-acid sequence MKIRTMSYVLKQGFIGIWRNKGMSVASIGSVAASLAVLGIIITVVLNISNLSYIAQMQFDTIQVYLEQEAAEEEIQDLGKQITTIQGIQFVEYESKEDALNKMREQWGEQGYLLEVLEDNTLPNSYIIHLDSLEVAEDVVKELEAIQAMQEEEELELIEEIKYHKDIVDNMLNIATFVKNIGLGLIAILILIAMFIISNTIKITLNARKQEINIMKYVGATNWFVRWPFLIEGMVLGLIGAIIALGVVYYGYQYTFELITTKFYVMLSSYVVSVDVMMNKTIPVFSVLGVGVGALGSIISLRKHLKV is encoded by the coding sequence ATGAAGATTAGAACAATGAGTTATGTGCTGAAACAGGGATTTATAGGAATATGGCGAAATAAGGGCATGAGTGTAGCTTCTATTGGTTCAGTGGCAGCTTCCTTAGCGGTACTAGGCATTATTATTACTGTAGTATTGAATATTAGCAATTTGTCCTATATAGCGCAAATGCAGTTCGATACCATACAGGTTTATTTAGAGCAGGAGGCAGCTGAAGAAGAGATTCAGGACTTAGGCAAACAAATTACCACGATACAGGGGATACAATTTGTAGAGTATGAATCAAAAGAAGATGCATTAAATAAGATGAGAGAACAATGGGGTGAGCAGGGTTATTTGCTAGAGGTTTTGGAGGATAATACCCTACCAAACTCCTATATCATTCATCTAGACAGCTTAGAAGTCGCTGAAGATGTAGTAAAGGAATTGGAAGCAATACAAGCAATGCAAGAAGAAGAAGAACTGGAACTCATTGAAGAAATTAAATATCATAAAGATATTGTGGACAACATGTTGAATATTGCTACCTTTGTTAAAAATATTGGTTTAGGCTTAATTGCAATTCTTATCCTTATTGCTATGTTTATTATTTCTAATACAATTAAAATAACTTTAAATGCTAGAAAGCAAGAAATTAATATTATGAAATATGTAGGTGCTACCAATTGGTTTGTACGTTGGCCTTTTTTAATTGAAGGTATGGTATTGGGGTTAATTGGAGCTATTATAGCATTGGGGGTAGTTTATTACGGCTATCAATATACCTTTGAGTTGATTACGACGAAATTTTATGTGATGTTGAGTTCTTATGTAGTCTCAGTAGATGTCATGATGAATAAAACCATACCAGTGTTTAGCGTATTAGGTGTGGGTGTAGGTGCTTTGGGTAGCATCATATCCTTAAGAAAGCACTTGAAAGTTTAA
- the ftsE gene encoding cell division ATP-binding protein FtsE, with translation MIQLKSVNKIYNKGIQALTNINLTIEKGEFVFLVGPSGAGKSTFIKLLLKEEEPTDGNIIVDGQDITRLSRRKIPYLRRSISVVFQDFRLLPNKTVFENIAFAMQVVEASPKEIRRQVPMVLAMVNLSDKAKQYPNQLSGGERQRVSIARAIVNNPSLLIADEPTGNLDPETAWEIMKVLKQINRRGTTILMATHAKDIVDTMQQRVVALEKGRIVRDEHRGAYGYED, from the coding sequence TTGATCCAATTAAAAAGTGTGAATAAAATATATAATAAAGGTATTCAAGCATTAACAAATATTAATCTAACCATAGAAAAGGGAGAATTTGTATTTTTAGTAGGACCCAGTGGTGCGGGAAAATCTACTTTTATCAAACTATTGTTGAAGGAAGAAGAGCCTACTGACGGAAACATCATCGTTGATGGACAGGATATTACAAGGTTGTCAAGGAGAAAAATCCCTTATCTAAGAAGAAGTATTAGTGTAGTTTTTCAAGATTTTAGATTATTACCCAATAAAACTGTGTTTGAAAACATAGCCTTTGCTATGCAGGTGGTAGAAGCATCTCCTAAGGAAATACGACGTCAGGTACCTATGGTACTAGCCATGGTAAATTTAAGTGATAAAGCAAAACAATATCCTAATCAATTGTCTGGAGGAGAAAGACAACGGGTTTCTATAGCAAGGGCCATCGTGAACAATCCCTCTCTTTTGATTGCTGACGAACCTACTGGAAATCTAGACCCAGAAACTGCTTGGGAAATTATGAAGGTGTTAAAACAAATTAATAGAAGAGGTACGACGATTTTAATGGCTACCCATGCTAAAGATATTGTGGATACAATGCAACAACGAGTTGTTGCATTGGAAAAAGGTAGGATTGTTAGGGACGAGCATAGGGGGGCATATGGTTATGAAGATTAG
- a CDS encoding 5-formyltetrahydrofolate cyclo-ligase: MKKIMRKELLTKRDGLTEEEVLHKSASAFQQLKASSVYNNANNVMVYLAFRNEVSTEEMIKDLFSRGKRVFIPLTVPETKQLIISELLDMEKDLEIGNFGVLEPKEEAIRPVDPKVLDLVIVPGVGFDKQGYRVGYGGGYYDRFLPRLSPGTPTVALAFEVQLIEKAPTDEYDFPVEYVITEKQFIDCKKIDLK, from the coding sequence ATGAAAAAAATTATGCGTAAGGAACTGTTGACAAAGAGAGATGGCTTAACAGAGGAGGAAGTCCTACATAAAAGTGCCTCTGCATTTCAGCAGCTAAAGGCTAGTTCTGTCTATAATAATGCCAACAATGTTATGGTTTATCTTGCCTTTCGAAACGAAGTTAGCACTGAAGAAATGATTAAAGATTTATTTAGCAGAGGCAAAAGAGTATTCATTCCATTAACCGTTCCTGAAACAAAACAACTCATCATTTCTGAACTATTGGACATGGAGAAGGATTTAGAAATAGGCAATTTCGGGGTTTTAGAACCAAAGGAAGAAGCCATAAGACCTGTAGATCCTAAAGTATTAGACCTAGTCATTGTTCCAGGAGTAGGCTTTGACAAGCAGGGGTATCGTGTAGGCTATGGTGGTGGATACTATGATCGTTTCCTGCCTAGGCTTTCTCCCGGTACACCTACTGTTGCTCTAGCTTTTGAGGTACAGCTTATAGAAAAGGCTCCTACCGATGAATATGATTTTCCAGTGGAATATGTTATTACAGAAAAACAATTTATTGATTGCAAAAAAATAGATCTTAAATAA
- a CDS encoding sigma-54-dependent transcriptional regulator produces the protein MKKILVVDDEKNMRWAIKKALQKEAYKICEAANGLEAIEKFQEEIPDLILMDLKMPKMEGMEALTKIKEMRETTPVIMITAHGTMESAVEAMKLGALDYISKPFDIEELKITIAKALKVGELQEEVSYLREELEKNTGKTIIGNSAEIQEILKIVDKVANTNATVLILGESGTGKEVIANAIHYSSNRNKKPYVKVNCGAIPENLIESELFGYEKGAFTGAVARKIGKFEKADGGTVFLDEIGELDLSMQVKLLRVLQEREFERIGGNERIRIDVRVIAATNRDLYKMVEEESFREDLYYRLNVIPIKIPPLRERKEDIPLLTNYFLERYSQEVGRKNIAISEEAQQKLLNYHWRGNIRELENVIERMVLLGQGNLITVEDLPYEILQEKKSAETYQLPKEGICMEALEKDLIIQALERAEHNQTKAAQLLKMTRHTLLYRMEKHGIKKK, from the coding sequence ATGAAAAAGATATTAGTAGTAGACGATGAAAAAAATATGCGTTGGGCCATAAAAAAGGCCCTTCAAAAAGAGGCTTACAAAATTTGTGAAGCAGCAAATGGTTTAGAGGCTATAGAGAAGTTTCAAGAAGAGATACCGGATCTTATCTTAATGGATTTAAAGATGCCTAAGATGGAGGGTATGGAAGCATTGACTAAGATAAAAGAAATGCGTGAAACAACCCCTGTGATTATGATTACTGCCCATGGTACAATGGAATCAGCTGTTGAAGCCATGAAGCTAGGAGCGTTGGACTATATCTCTAAACCTTTTGATATAGAGGAGTTAAAGATAACGATTGCTAAAGCTTTAAAGGTAGGGGAATTACAGGAGGAAGTAAGCTACCTAAGAGAAGAATTAGAAAAAAACACTGGAAAAACCATTATCGGCAACAGTGCTGAAATACAAGAAATATTAAAAATTGTCGATAAGGTAGCAAATACCAATGCAACTGTCTTGATACTGGGAGAAAGCGGCACGGGAAAAGAAGTCATTGCTAATGCTATTCATTATAGTAGCAATCGTAATAAAAAACCCTATGTAAAGGTAAATTGTGGTGCCATTCCAGAAAATCTCATTGAAAGTGAACTGTTTGGTTACGAAAAAGGAGCCTTTACAGGAGCAGTTGCAAGAAAAATAGGGAAATTTGAAAAGGCAGATGGGGGTACTGTTTTCTTAGACGAAATTGGGGAACTAGACTTATCTATGCAGGTAAAACTTCTGAGGGTATTACAGGAAAGAGAATTTGAGCGAATAGGAGGGAATGAAAGGATAAGAATAGACGTTAGAGTGATAGCAGCTACCAATAGAGATTTATATAAAATGGTGGAGGAGGAAAGTTTTAGAGAAGACTTATATTATCGTTTAAATGTTATTCCCATTAAAATTCCTCCCTTAAGAGAAAGAAAAGAAGATATCCCTCTGCTAACGAACTATTTTCTAGAGAGATACAGTCAGGAAGTCGGCAGAAAAAATATAGCCATCAGCGAAGAAGCTCAGCAAAAACTGTTAAACTATCATTGGCGCGGAAATATTCGTGAGTTGGAAAATGTAATAGAGCGGATGGTTTTGTTAGGACAAGGTAATCTTATCACAGTAGAAGACCTTCCCTACGAAATTCTTCAAGAGAAAAAAAGTGCAGAAACCTATCAATTGCCTAAAGAGGGAATTTGTATGGAAGCCTTAGAAAAAGACCTGATTATTCAGGCCTTAGAACGGGCGGAGCATAATCAGACAAAGGCTGCACAATTATTAAAGATGACAAGGCATACTTTACTTTATCGTATGGAGAAGCATGGAATCAAAAAGAAATAG
- a CDS encoding two-component system sensor histidine kinase NtrB produces the protein MNQEKKWKFLIAFLILTITGFHYFTASYRWVLHDFFRRLYYLPIIWGAFQFRLKGGLIVSAVVVLLYAPHLVIYFGEINLEIINQFLEIAMFMIIGLITGYLVEKDYKRKKLLEHQIIKLTDLENYTHNILNSIDNGVIAFDCEGNITSANKQADIILGKEKDIKQFFQQQQLLKEITKVLEQENKIIRKEVNYFRDKDEEIYLDITLHPLKNISSSLQGVVAVIEDSTVMKKLEIQVRRGERLAATGQLASGIAHEIRNPLGIIKTISQTLQQEVIDKDFKEGLEIIEHEIDRANTVIKGLLDFSRPNKIQVKNFKLGSLLEELLKITKKFGEQQGVVIKLTVEETVEIEGDTDKLKQAFVNIILNGIQAMEEGGDLKIAVGSYNQWAIVTFRDEGKGIEKEVLDKIFNPFFTTKESGSGLGLSITHRIIEEHQGKIEVSSKLEEGTEVKVLLPLLQ, from the coding sequence ATGAATCAAGAAAAAAAGTGGAAGTTTCTTATTGCTTTTTTAATTTTAACGATTACTGGATTTCATTATTTTACTGCTTCTTATCGCTGGGTATTACATGATTTCTTTAGGAGACTATATTATTTGCCAATTATTTGGGGGGCTTTTCAATTTCGCTTAAAAGGCGGATTGATCGTATCTGCCGTAGTAGTATTACTCTATGCCCCCCACTTAGTAATATATTTTGGTGAAATCAATTTAGAGATAATCAACCAGTTTTTAGAGATAGCTATGTTTATGATTATAGGATTAATTACTGGGTATTTGGTGGAAAAGGATTATAAAAGAAAAAAACTATTAGAGCACCAAATTATCAAGCTAACGGATCTTGAAAATTATACCCATAACATTTTAAATAGTATTGACAATGGTGTGATTGCCTTTGACTGTGAGGGAAATATTACATCCGCCAATAAACAGGCAGATATTATATTAGGCAAAGAAAAAGACATAAAACAATTTTTTCAACAGCAGCAACTATTGAAGGAAATAACAAAGGTGTTAGAGCAAGAAAACAAAATCATTAGGAAGGAAGTAAACTATTTTAGGGATAAAGATGAGGAAATATATTTGGATATAACTTTGCATCCCTTGAAAAATATTTCTAGTAGTCTTCAGGGAGTTGTAGCAGTCATAGAGGATTCTACAGTAATGAAAAAGTTGGAAATACAAGTCCGTAGGGGAGAACGACTAGCGGCTACGGGACAACTAGCTTCTGGTATTGCCCATGAGATTAGGAATCCATTAGGTATTATAAAAACCATTAGTCAAACCCTTCAGCAGGAAGTGATAGATAAAGATTTTAAAGAAGGTTTAGAAATTATAGAACATGAAATTGATAGAGCAAATACTGTAATTAAAGGGTTGTTAGACTTCTCAAGACCAAATAAAATACAGGTAAAAAATTTTAAACTTGGTAGCTTGTTGGAGGAACTTCTAAAAATCACAAAGAAATTCGGGGAGCAGCAGGGGGTAGTCATAAAGTTAACTGTAGAAGAAACAGTGGAAATAGAGGGAGATACAGATAAATTAAAACAGGCTTTTGTAAATATCATTCTAAATGGTATTCAAGCTATGGAAGAAGGAGGGGATTTAAAAATTGCTGTAGGAAGCTATAATCAATGGGCAATTGTTACATTTAGAGATGAAGGCAAAGGCATAGAAAAAGAAGTGCTGGATAAGATATTTAATCCTTTTTTTACTACGAAGGAAAGTGGAAGTGGCCTTGGACTATCTATTACCCACAGAATTATCGAAGAACATCAAGGCAAAATAGAGGTCAGCAGTAAATTAGAAGAAGGTACAGAGGTAAAGGTATTATTGCCTCTATTGCAGTAG
- a CDS encoding zinc ribbon domain-containing protein: MIDMPILACMGMALLIYFLLSENIASREVEKIKCSKCKHEIDSSYEFCPKCQEKLKESCRKCNSKIDTNWRYCPYCGNIKKSR, translated from the coding sequence ATGATAGACATGCCTATATTAGCATGTATGGGGATGGCGTTGTTGATATATTTTTTGCTGTCAGAGAATATAGCCTCTAGGGAAGTGGAGAAAATAAAGTGTAGTAAGTGTAAGCATGAAATAGACAGCTCCTATGAATTTTGTCCTAAGTGTCAGGAAAAGTTAAAGGAGAGCTGTAGGAAATGTAATAGCAAGATAGATACCAATTGGAGGTATTGCCCTTATTGTGGAAACATTAAGAAAAGTAGGTGA